One Ignavibacteriales bacterium genomic region harbors:
- a CDS encoding cobalamin B12-binding domain-containing protein — protein sequence MKNKIRVVVAKVGLDGHDRGAKVIAAALRDAGMEVIYTGLRKTPEMVVEAALQEDADAIGVSILSGAHMTIFPKILNLMKEKGIGDVLLFGGGIIPEQDIISLKNLGVGQLFTPGASTLDIVAYVKDWIAKKNKN from the coding sequence ATGAAAAATAAAATAAGAGTAGTTGTTGCAAAAGTCGGGCTTGATGGACATGACCGTGGTGCGAAAGTTATTGCGGCGGCACTCCGCGATGCCGGTATGGAGGTTATATACACAGGATTAAGAAAAACACCCGAGATGGTTGTTGAAGCTGCACTCCAGGAAGATGCCGATGCTATCGGTGTGAGTATACTAAGCGGTGCGCATATGACGATATTTCCGAAGATACTTAATTTAATGAAAGAGAAAGGTATCGGAGATGTTTTGTTGTTCGGTGGCGGAATTATTCCTGAACAGGATATCATAAGTTTAAAGAATCTCGGTGTTGGTCAGTTATTTACACCCGGTGCATCCACCCTGGATATTGTCGCGTACGTTAAAGATTGGATTGCGAAAAAGAATAAAAACTAA
- a CDS encoding sialidase, with protein MRKIKYSCIIQAIVISLLIVVTLQAQQKTPPVKIDPETFSGLGARNIGSAAMSGRISAFDAVQEGQRLTLYVGSASGGVWKSVNGGTTYKPVFDKQPVQSIGAVTIDPTNSKVIWVGTGESWVRNSVSIGDGVYKSTDGGENWTNMGLKESERIAKILVDPTDANVVYVAATGKLWSDSDERGVYKTTDGGKTWTKILKGANLSTGCAMLSMDKQNPKTIYACMWDFRRKGWTFRSGGENANAFSGSGLFKTTDGGASWTELTDANAKGLPSKPWGRPAVVVAPSNSNVVYAFIEAEPPKNGLYRSDDGGLTWQALDRSQSMLWRPFYFANLIVDPKNEKKIYKTDGPLIMSTDGGKSFSGISGGAHGDFHDVWINPDNTDHVITGDDGGMWYSYDGANRWWKGDNLPISQFYHVSVDMDRPYHVYGGLQDNSSWVGASQYPGGITNNQWENMYGGDGFWMFVDPFDPDYIYAEAQGGEIGRVNRKTHEIRNIKPLPQYKEGKLRFNWNTPIHISPTQNGTVYLGAQFLFRSRDQGQTWERISPDLTTNDPEKQKQELSGGVTVDNSSAEMHTTIFAIAESPLNSNLIWVGTDDGNLQLTHDGGKTWTNVVGNIQGLPKYAWVSSIEPSHLSEGTAYATFDLHMFGDMRPYVFKTNDFGKTWSQVVPLESAVRGFAHVIKEDLVNKDLLFLGTEFGLWITLDGGIQWAQYKGGDFPNVAVHDLVIHPRDNDLVVATHGRGIWIIDDITPLRALTPEILAQDVAFITTESTIQRIPAGGGWANGDAAFVGPNSTDDATITYYQKKRHIFGDLKIEVFDQNGKLLGTIPSSKRRGLSRMTWSMRMKPPKAPTAATAAFGASVGPRVLPGEYTVKMTKDKKVYSTKLTVVPDPRSKHTAFDRQSQLDLSLKLAGMLNDMTYVVDRINGVRLALEERASKLSSNAALSQQFHKASGQVEELRKKIVATKEGGMITGEERLREFLVDLYSSVVNYEGRPSQTQVERADAVKKELADVVKEFDDWSRKELDDLNTILINNKLDPVKSLTREEWEKSDTKQ; from the coding sequence ATGAGAAAGATAAAATATTCCTGTATAATACAAGCAATCGTGATTAGTTTACTTATCGTTGTTACACTACAAGCGCAGCAAAAAACACCACCTGTAAAGATTGATCCGGAGACATTTTCCGGACTTGGTGCACGCAATATTGGTTCCGCAGCAATGAGTGGCCGTATATCAGCGTTCGATGCTGTGCAGGAAGGACAACGATTGACACTCTACGTCGGAAGTGCAAGCGGTGGGGTGTGGAAATCAGTAAATGGTGGTACTACTTACAAACCGGTATTCGATAAACAGCCGGTGCAATCAATCGGTGCCGTAACGATCGACCCGACGAATTCAAAAGTTATCTGGGTCGGGACCGGAGAATCCTGGGTACGCAACAGCGTTTCGATTGGTGATGGTGTTTACAAGTCTACCGATGGTGGTGAAAACTGGACAAATATGGGTTTGAAAGAATCTGAGCGTATTGCAAAAATCCTTGTTGATCCGACCGATGCAAATGTTGTTTATGTTGCGGCAACCGGAAAATTGTGGAGCGACAGCGATGAACGTGGTGTTTATAAAACCACCGATGGAGGAAAAACATGGACTAAGATACTTAAGGGTGCAAATCTTTCTACTGGATGCGCAATGCTTTCTATGGACAAACAAAATCCTAAAACAATATATGCCTGTATGTGGGATTTCCGGAGGAAAGGATGGACATTCCGATCAGGTGGTGAAAACGCAAATGCTTTCAGTGGAAGCGGTCTGTTCAAAACAACAGACGGTGGAGCGTCGTGGACAGAACTAACAGATGCGAATGCGAAAGGTCTTCCATCTAAACCATGGGGGAGACCAGCCGTGGTGGTTGCTCCATCAAATTCTAATGTTGTTTACGCGTTCATAGAGGCCGAGCCGCCAAAGAACGGTCTTTATCGTTCTGATGACGGTGGTTTAACTTGGCAAGCACTCGACCGCAGTCAGAGTATGCTCTGGCGACCATTTTATTTTGCCAACCTAATCGTTGATCCGAAGAATGAGAAAAAAATCTATAAAACTGACGGACCGCTTATCATGAGCACAGATGGTGGTAAAAGTTTCAGTGGAATATCTGGTGGGGCTCACGGCGATTTTCACGATGTCTGGATAAATCCGGACAATACAGACCACGTGATTACCGGTGATGACGGCGGCATGTGGTACTCATACGATGGTGCCAACAGGTGGTGGAAGGGTGATAACCTACCTATCTCTCAGTTCTACCATGTCAGCGTTGATATGGACAGACCATATCATGTTTATGGTGGATTACAAGATAACAGTTCCTGGGTAGGTGCATCGCAGTATCCTGGCGGTATCACTAATAATCAATGGGAAAATATGTATGGTGGTGATGGTTTTTGGATGTTCGTTGATCCATTCGATCCGGATTATATCTATGCGGAAGCTCAGGGAGGAGAGATAGGACGTGTGAACCGTAAGACTCATGAGATTCGCAATATCAAACCACTTCCACAGTATAAAGAAGGGAAGCTGCGCTTCAATTGGAATACGCCTATTCATATTAGTCCAACACAAAATGGAACCGTTTATCTCGGCGCCCAATTTCTGTTCCGCTCACGCGATCAGGGGCAGACGTGGGAACGTATTTCACCAGATCTGACAACCAACGATCCGGAGAAACAAAAGCAGGAGCTTTCAGGTGGTGTTACAGTTGATAACTCATCAGCCGAGATGCACACAACAATTTTCGCAATTGCGGAATCACCGCTAAATTCTAACCTCATCTGGGTTGGAACGGATGACGGTAACCTTCAACTCACGCATGATGGAGGAAAGACATGGACGAACGTTGTAGGAAATATTCAGGGCTTACCGAAATATGCGTGGGTATCTTCAATTGAACCGAGCCATCTCAGCGAAGGAACCGCTTATGCAACATTCGATCTGCATATGTTCGGCGATATGCGACCATATGTTTTTAAAACAAATGATTTTGGAAAAACATGGTCTCAAGTTGTTCCTCTGGAGTCAGCGGTTCGCGGTTTCGCGCATGTCATCAAAGAAGATTTAGTAAACAAAGATCTTTTATTTTTAGGGACAGAATTCGGTCTATGGATTACACTCGACGGTGGAATTCAGTGGGCACAGTATAAAGGTGGTGACTTTCCGAATGTGGCAGTTCACGATTTGGTAATCCACCCTCGGGATAACGATCTGGTAGTAGCAACACACGGCCGGGGAATCTGGATCATCGATGATATCACACCGTTGCGGGCATTGACTCCGGAAATATTGGCACAAGACGTTGCATTCATAACAACTGAATCGACTATCCAAAGAATTCCAGCCGGTGGTGGTTGGGCGAACGGAGACGCTGCTTTTGTTGGCCCAAATTCTACAGATGATGCAACTATTACCTATTATCAGAAGAAGCGCCATATCTTTGGCGATCTGAAGATCGAAGTGTTCGATCAGAATGGGAAATTGCTCGGAACCATTCCTAGCAGTAAGCGCAGAGGATTGAGTCGGATGACATGGTCGATGCGGATGAAACCACCCAAAGCTCCAACAGCTGCAACAGCCGCTTTCGGTGCATCGGTTGGTCCGCGCGTGTTACCTGGAGAATATACCGTTAAGATGACCAAAGACAAAAAAGTTTATTCTACCAAACTGACGGTTGTTCCTGATCCGCGGTCAAAACACACAGCGTTTGATAGACAATCACAACTTGATCTCTCGTTGAAGCTTGCAGGTATGTTGAATGATATGACGTATGTTGTCGATAGGATTAATGGTGTCCGTTTGGCGCTCGAAGAGCGGGCATCGAAACTTTCATCAAATGCCGCACTTAGTCAACAGTTTCATAAAGCATCGGGACAAGTGGAAGAACTCAGGAAAAAGATTGTCGCTACCAAAGAAGGCGGAATGATTACCGGTGAAGAGCGGCTTCGTGAATTTTTAGTCGATCTCTACAGTAGTGTTGTAAACTATGAAGGCCGTCCTTCGCAAACGCAGGTTGAACGTGCAGATGCGGTCAAAAAGGAACTCGCAGATGTTGTGAAGGAATTTGATGACTGGAGCAGAAAAGAACTGGACGATTTAAACACGATTCTCATTAATAATAAACTTGATCCTGTTAAATCACTTACTCGTGAAGAATGGGAGAAGAGTGACACAAAGCAGTAA
- the maf gene encoding septum formation protein Maf — MIIKKQLILASRSPRRQILLKQLGLKFDVVESGVDEDIDHIQIPIEHVTILSQQKAIAVGKQVENGFVIGADTIVVLDGRILGKPEDANDAIKMLGLLSDRIHKVFTGFTILDRPSNKIYSDYEMTDVTFRKIFDDEIKEYVRSGSPLDKAGAYGIQDDYGAVFVKKIDGCFYNVVGFPLTKFYLAIEKFQTELGLL; from the coding sequence ATGATAATCAAAAAACAACTTATACTCGCATCGCGCTCACCGAGGCGACAGATATTACTTAAGCAATTAGGTCTAAAATTCGATGTTGTTGAAAGTGGTGTTGATGAAGATATCGACCACATCCAGATACCTATCGAGCATGTAACAATACTGTCACAGCAAAAAGCTATTGCTGTTGGTAAGCAAGTGGAGAATGGATTTGTGATCGGCGCTGATACGATAGTAGTTCTTGATGGAAGAATTTTAGGGAAACCGGAAGATGCTAATGATGCGATTAAGATGTTGGGTTTATTGAGCGACCGGATACATAAAGTGTTCACGGGATTTACGATACTCGATCGACCTTCGAATAAAATCTATTCGGATTATGAAATGACAGATGTAACGTTCAGAAAAATCTTCGATGATGAAATAAAAGAATATGTCCGATCCGGTTCTCCATTAGATAAAGCGGGTGCTTATGGTATTCAAGATGATTACGGTGCGGTTTTTGTGAAGAAAATTGATGGATGTTTTTACAATGTAGTTGGATTTCCACTCACAAAGTTTTATCTTGCAATAGAAAAATTCCAAACAGAATTAGGTTTACTCTAA